The proteins below are encoded in one region of Ascochyta rabiei chromosome 9, complete sequence:
- a CDS encoding pre-60S factor rei1: MASQQVPTQANIQSTHPFTCNTCQVAFRSGELQRAHMQTDWHRYNLKRRVASLPPLSSEIFTEKVLANKASAAASAAKASFEKSCAACQKTYYSENAYANHVNSQKHRTNLMKASRTGQNDDAVSVNGSVMSSAFSLGESMADSEATVGEKDVADVAEGLKTTSLEDAEPTEASTEDDRSSVATSKVITDPLQDCLFCNYKSPTMPLNLHHMGRFHGMFVPEKEFLANPEGLLNYLHSKIHEQHACLKCHKVVHTASGIQTHMRDRGHCMIAFESDEELVEVGEFYDFSSTYDDQAAFDEMQDEAEASDDSASTTGGGVKLGARREAKITTEDDAAMSSGEGDEGWETDSTVSSVPTDEITAVPIDRSHRHKGLHKSRHHNHADPRPHRAADGFHSHAHATPVAVYHDEYELHLPSGRTAGHRSLNKYYRQNLRNYPGVAERMENAQRRLTAPENDEDGDAEMEDGEEGRGRQSREVITRANGGMGMIGVSDSKKKEVAALEKKQQKQADRARNRYQAGNEKRHNMQKHYRDPLLQ, encoded by the coding sequence ATGGCGTCCCAACAAGTGCCCACCCAGGCCAACATCCAGTCCACGCACCCCTTCACCTGCAACACATGTCAGGTCGCATTCCGCTCGGGCGAGTTGCAGCGGGCGCATATGCAGACGGACTGGCACCGCTACAACCTGAAGCGCCGTGTTGCCTCGCTGCCCCCCCTATCTTCTGAGATCTTCACCGAGAAGGTCCTTGCGAACAAGGCCTCTGCTGCCGCATCCGCTGCAAAGGCGTCGTTTGAGAAATCTTGCGCCGCCTGCCAGAAGACGTATTATAGCGAGAACGCCTACGCCAACCACGTGAACAGCCAGAAACACCGCACAAATCTCATGAAGGCCTCGAGGACTGGGCAAAACGACGATGCAGTTTCGGTCAATGGCTCTGTCATGAGTTCGGCGTTCTCACTCGGCGAATCTATGGCTGACTCTGAGGCCACTGTTGGCGAGAAGGATGTCGCAGATGTCGCCGAAGGCCTGAAGACCACCAGCCTGGAAGATGCAGAGCCTACAGAGGCTTCGACCGAAGACGACCGAAGCTCAGTTGCCACATCCAAGGTCATCACCGACCCGCTGCAAGACTGCTTATTCTGCAACTATAAGTCGCCGACCATGCCGTTGAACTTGCACCACATGGGTCGCTTCCACGGCATGTTTGTCCCCGAGAAGGAGTTCCTGGCTAATCCAGAGGGCCTTCTTAACTACCTCCATAGCAAGATCCATGAGCAGCACGCTTGCTTGAAGTGTCACAAGGTCGTACACACAGCATCCGGTATTCAGACACACATGCGCGACCGCGGTCACTGCATGATTGCGTTCGAGAGCGACGAGGAGCTCGTCGAAGTTGGCGAATTCTACGACTTCAGCAGCACCTACGATGACCAGGCCGCTTTCGACGAGATGCAGGATGAGGCAGAGGCTTCAGATGACTCTGCATCCACTACAGGAGGTGGTGTCAAGCTTGGAGCCAGGCGCGAGGCCAAGATCACCACAGAGGATGATGCAGCCATGTCCAGCGGCGAGGGTGACGAGGGTTGGGAAACCGACAGCACAGTTTCTAGTGTTCCAACAGACGAGATCACAGCTGTGCCCATTGACCGTTCCCACCGTCACAAGGGCCTGCACAAGTCTCGACACCACAACCATGCAGACCCCCGACCCCACCGAGCCGCAGATGGCTTCCACTCACACGCACATGCCACACCCGTTGCTGTTTACCACGACGAATATGAGCTGCACCTCCCCTCTGGCCGAACTGCTGGTCACAGGTCGCTCAACAAGTACTACAGACAGAACTTGCGCAACTACCCTGGCGTCGCCGAGCGTATGGAGAATGCACAGCGCCGTCTCACTGCACCAGAAAATGATGAGGATGGCGATGCTGAGATGGAAGATGGTGAGGAGGGCCGTGGCCGCCAGAGCCGTGAGGTCATTACACGTGCCAATGGTGGCATGGGTATGATTGGTGTTAGCGAcagcaagaagaaggaag